CTCTGCAGGTCAGATCAGCAGCTGTACACATTTCCTGCTTCAGACGCTGAACAAACAACTTCTATGTTTTATAACTGAAAATTAGACGTGTTGATCATCTGTGATTTGTTTCTATTCTTTATCCATCATCTAGCTTTTCAACAACACTCTCAGATATTTTGTCTAAAATATAGCAGCGTAGATTATTTGTAAATTTCCTTGTTCTATGATAAATACTATCTGAAAAACGTTATGGGTATTAATGGTTCTACTTGCTCAGCTGACGTTTATCGTGATAATTATCGATCTGGACTGAGTTATTTCTGTGTCATCAAAGACTCGAGTCTAAGCTTTGTGTCCTCTTGGTTCTTTCTCAGGGTTTTTGATTTATCGACTCGTTGCCTCGACCTTGACGCTGAGCGATGTCCATCCTGCGTCTGCTGACCCTCAGATGATCGCTGACCACACGCTGTTGTTGCACTTTACCTTTCTGGAGCCTTCCTGCCGCCGTGAATCCCGCAGCTGATGACCAAAGTGCCCGCCACGCCTCCCCGCCATCGCCCCGTGCCGCGTGCCCTCCCCAACCCCTCCCTCATTCTCCCGCCCCTGCAGGACGTCCAGCCGGGATGTTTCAGAGGTTCACCAGCGCTCTGTTCGGGGATGAGGAGCTGAGCCGAAGCAGCGAACCTGGAGAcagcaaagaggaggaagaggaggaggaggaggaggaggaggactggatCCTGGTCAACTACCTGGGTGAGTGTCCTGAGGATGTGATGGAGAAACTCTACATTGACAAATAATCTTGTCACATTTACTCATTTCTCCTGGTCTCACTGATCCGAGGACGAGTTCACGCTCCACTTTTAAATCACACGGGTCCATTTCCATCTGCTTCTCTCCCAGTTAACAGACCAGTGGTAACTGAATGTGACCAGCGGAGTAAAATCCTGCAGATCAGTGTGGcttgattttatgttttcacttcACCTCAAATAACATCCAATAATATCCTCCCTCAAAACCCACAGTCAGTAAAAGAGTAAACAAGCAAGCTGACAGTTGTTATCCAGCTCACGTGTTGTTGTGCAGACGACGggagacacactcactgaccTGCAGctatttgcatatttgtattAACTTAGACATAAacctcaggtgtgtgtgagtccctgatggtgtaatgtgtgtgtgtgtgtttgaaactcCACCTCGGGGAGCAGCTTCATGTGAAAGCTggtgcagagcagaggaggcaaAAGTCCACAGGATTTACTCCAGTGGAAGAACAACAGGATCCTGAAGCATATGAAGCAACTTGTAAAGAAATGTTCAAAGATTAAGTAACACACATTAAAGCACACACAGTAacatacagtaacacacacagtaacacgaCACACTGCTGTCACTTCCATGTGGCTCTGAGTGAATGTTGGCACAGTTTAGGTTTGAGCCCCCGTTCACCCGTCAATGGTCTTGACTTGAGCCGTCTCAGATTCCACAGATGAGTGAATATatcgggggcggggggggtcgGCCGGGCCACTTCAGgctgggatgggggggggggggggggcagtttatGGTCACCCTGTAAACAAGTCAGACAAAGCGCCTGAGGAGCCAGAGGAGGTATAAAAAGCTCCCGGTGGTTTCCCGCTGGGGACATGTACGGGCAtcgagctgcagctccacacctGAGCTCGGGGTCGAGGTCCAGCTTCTGGTTCCGACTCACCTCACCTGTCGAGGTTCAATGTGAAGGATTCTCTATAGTTTGCAGAAAGTCGAGCCTCCGACTGGCCCTGAATTCTGATCAGCTGCACCGAGTCCCACTGGTGACGTCGGTCCTCCAATCACGTCGGACCCGTCCATgtctcatctgctaacatggaggggggggggggggtcactttGGGGAgcagacatgtcgtccatctttatttagtgTCAGAAAAGATCAGGTCCTTAAACAGAGCTGGAATCAAACGCTCGGTCGTTATTTTTAGCTCAagtttcttcttcaccttcttaACTCGTTGTGTCTCAGTGACTCATCGGATCTGAAGTCCAGTGAGCGGCTTGTCTGGGATCTGTGAtgtgttgaagtgcagcagcttgTCTGGAATCTGTCAtgtgttgaagtgcagcagctggTCTGGGATCTGTGATGTGTTTAAGTGCAGCAGCTTGTCTGGGATCTGTGAtgtgttgaagtgcagcagcttgTCTGGGATCTGTGATGTGTTTAAGTGCAGCAGCTGGTCTGGGATCTGTGAtgtgttgaagtgcagcagcttgTCTGGGATCTATGAtgtgttgaagtgcagcagctggTCTGGGATCTGTGAtgtgttgaagtgcagcagcttgGTTCTGCAGCGTGCACAGACCAAGCTGCTGCGTCTGGAGGAGACGGGTtcagctggtgtgtgtttgcatgtacacaaacagacacgtgTGGCTTCACTGGTCATTTGATGCTGAGCTTTGACTTCACAGTTTACATGAGCCCTGCTGCGCTGGGGGGCCACTGGGCCCCCTGCTGGCAGGATGCAGACGTTACTTCGGGTTTTTAAAGTGAGAATTGAAATGTCCAATCTGGAACCTTTCCTCATAAACATCTTAAATCCACCAGATCTGTGTTTTATCTAATGAAAGAACCAATAATAAACTAATCTGATTGATTATTTCGATCTGTGTGGTTTTTAACCCTGAAGCAGATGAAGGGTTTTATTTGTCCGGCGTCTCGACtcctcagagacaaacagacgtTTAACATGAAGCTgctttattcagtgttttttaatgagCACAGAGAAGATTCACATGGAACTTACATGAAGTGAGTTAGAGATTTAACCATTTGAACAAACTCTAAAACCCACTGGTGTGACTGGTGTGATGTGTTAGATGTTGGTAGTGacaccctgtctctctctgcagctgaagcctgCTCCGGTCAGCATGGTGACGGCCTCTCTGGATCCTCTGGTGCtcgtgaagaggaggaggaagacgatcTGGTGATGATACCCTCTCCGATGGCCAGCCCCCCCATCCGCTACGCCTCCTGCACCTCCCTCAACTCCACGACTGACACTGACCCGGATGGCGGAGccgaggaggatgaagaggacggGGATGAAGAAGAGGGCGGCTTCCAGCGCCTGGACGCCTGCTCTCTGGAGGAGAGCTGGTTTgtcacccccccaccctgcttCACCGGCCGCAGCCGCCGGCCCGTCCTCCTGGAGACCAGCCCTCTGGAGAACCTGCTGATCGAGCACCCCAGCATGTCCGTCTACACCCACCACAGCCCCCCTCGGCTGAGCATCGACCCCCTGCCGCGCTCCCTGGACCGGGAGCTGGACTTTCTGTCCGGCAACGTGCCGGCGACCCCGACCGCCTCGGGGGGGAAGGAGAAGGCCAGACGCACGCTGGACGGCCCACGCCACAGGTAAAGTCCTGGGAGCTGAGGCTTAGAGTATAGATCAGATTTATGGGGGCTGACGCAGATTTAGggagaaaataattaaagttaaactaaattattaaagaaaactcaaacacaaccagaacATATATTTCCTCATAAATGCAAATTTTCTGTTAAGTATAAGCTTTCATATGTTTAAACATGAATGTAGATAAAACTGTCTTTAAAGGCTCTTATTGGCcaattatataaatacatagtGGAACAAACTGGCGCCATCTGCTGGAGCTCTATATGTTTACAGCCTCTGTCGGCTGAATCCCTATTATaatgtttgttgttgatttgaCTGTGACGAAGCTTTAATACCAGAATATGTTGGTTTGAAAGTGTTATGCtaataaagataatttaaaggttttaaactcaagataaaatataaaaaaatagatCAACAATCTGTCATTTAGCTAATCATGCTCCTtgtgtcgccccctgcaggccagAGGTGGCGATTGTCCCGCGTCGCTCCAG
The DNA window shown above is from Platichthys flesus chromosome 11, fPlaFle2.1, whole genome shotgun sequence and carries:
- the tp53inp1 gene encoding tumor protein p53-inducible nuclear protein 1, yielding MFQRFTSALFGDEELSRSSEPGDSKEEEEEEEEEEEDWILVNYLAEACSGQHGDGLSGSSGAREEEEEDDLVMIPSPMASPPIRYASCTSLNSTTDTDPDGGAEEDEEDGDEEEGGFQRLDACSLEESWFVTPPPCFTGRSRRPVLLETSPLENLLIEHPSMSVYTHHSPPRLSIDPLPRSLDRELDFLSGNVPATPTASGGKEKARRTLDGPRHRPEVAIVPRRSSLHSACYAAALSARSGLVQPRSGGAAQRTQLLSRNALRRLNLLRPPKTSTMHLHQPCQRHLNF